The sequence TGGACAGGGTGAAAAAACAGAGGTGTCAACCCCTCCAGGAATAACTGTACTGTTTTTCCCAGTTTCTTGGAGAATTATTTGGCGATGCCATTCTGATATGGAGATTATCGGAGCATTGATATGGTAAGAAGCTAACGCTTTTTCCTTTTCGGCAACCCATAAGGGTTCATAACCTAGGCTAAGTCGTACGACGCGGCCTTTTTTTGATTCCCAGGCTGGAAAAACAGTGGGATAAAAATTTGGAAGCAGAAAATCGGCTGAAGGAATTGTAGAGGGAGTAAGCTCCTTAACTCTTGTAACCTGTGCTCTCAACGGCCAAGCAACCGCAGCCTTTTCTGGAAGTACAATCTCAACGTTGTGCCCTTTATCCATCATTTCATTGGCTAACTGATAAATAAAGCGTGTCCCCCCTGTTTCCAAACTTATAACGGGAAAAACTATTTTCATATTTTGTCCTCCAAAAAGTTATTGTCTTTTCAGTCTATGTCATTTCGAGCTGCAAGGTTGCAAGATATATGTAAAAATCCATTATTGATTGAATTATTTCTAGTAGATATATGCTTATGTTTGTGTCAACAAGGAGTGGACTGCCATAACCTATAGTGATGATATTGGGGGAGGATGGTTCCTATAATGAAAATCTGTGTCGTGGGGTTAGGGAATATTGGGTTTAATTTGTTCGCTTATCTGGACCAGAAATTTGCTGGAGAGGTCATTGGAGTAGATGTGAATGAAAGCCGAGTAAAAGAGCTGCGACGTCAGGGATATAGAGTAACTACGGATTATAGGGCGTTAACAGGCATAGATGTATGGTTAATGGCACCTTCTACGGGTGATCAGGGTCAAAATTTGTTTTCAGCTCTAGAGCATATGATAATCCGCCCAGGCTCTTTAATCTCTATTGAATCCACTTTGCCTCCTGGAACTATGGTGCGAATTCGGGAGTTTTTAGAAAAAAAGGGATTTGAATTAGGATCAGATCTTTTCTTAATTCATGTTCCTCACAGAGTAATGTTTGGTGTAGATAAAACCGTTTGTGATACACCAAGAGTAATGGGGGCCTTTACAGAAGAATGTCTGGAAAGGGGGCGTGAGTTTTATAAACCTTTGGTACCCCTTCTGGTAGAGGTTTCAGATGTTAAAGTGGCTGAGTTATCCAAAGTTGTTGAAAATGTAAAACGATATGTGGATGTTGCCTTTGCCCAGGAAATTTATGGGTTTTGCGTTACAAATGACCTGAGTTATGAGGAATTGAGGAAAGCTGTTAATAGTAAAAATAATGTTGAACTTCTGGCTACTGATTGGGGAATTGGAGGAGAGTGTCTTCCTAAAGATATGAGTTTTTTAAGAACGGTTTGTTCCTCGGCTTTGTTAGAGGGTGCTGAGATTGCGGATCAAAACTATAGAGATCGAATCCAAGCACAGGTTGGCCAAGGCAGAGAAGTCTGGCTCAAGGGCATAAGCTATAAAACAGGAGTTAAGGATCTCAAGCACAGCAGAGGAGTTGATTTAGTTAGCGCTTTAGAGGCAGCCGGAAAAACTGTAAAAGTTGAAGATCCCTTATTTTCTCCTGATGAGCTACGTGAAGCCGGTTTTAATCCAATCAATCAGCAAGAAGATAATTCTCAAAACATCCAAGAGGATAAAGCTAGAGTAACATTAGATCGTCATAAGGCCTTAGAACCTAAGTGACTAAACTCACTTCAGGAAGTTAGCATTGACCGCTGAGGAAAGTATGAGATTTTCTTCGCATTTCGATTCTTATGATAGAAATAAGTGTAAAAAGGAGCAATATGATGGCAAAGATTTTGGTAACAGGCAGCAGGGGCACCTTAGGAACACGATTAGTAGAGGTACTC comes from Desulfosporosinus meridiei DSM 13257 and encodes:
- a CDS encoding NAD-binding protein; this translates as MKICVVGLGNIGFNLFAYLDQKFAGEVIGVDVNESRVKELRRQGYRVTTDYRALTGIDVWLMAPSTGDQGQNLFSALEHMIIRPGSLISIESTLPPGTMVRIREFLEKKGFELGSDLFLIHVPHRVMFGVDKTVCDTPRVMGAFTEECLERGREFYKPLVPLLVEVSDVKVAELSKVVENVKRYVDVAFAQEIYGFCVTNDLSYEELRKAVNSKNNVELLATDWGIGGECLPKDMSFLRTVCSSALLEGAEIADQNYRDRIQAQVGQGREVWLKGISYKTGVKDLKHSRGVDLVSALEAAGKTVKVEDPLFSPDELREAGFNPINQQEDNSQNIQEDKARVTLDRHKALEPK